Proteins found in one Triticum aestivum cultivar Chinese Spring chromosome 4D, IWGSC CS RefSeq v2.1, whole genome shotgun sequence genomic segment:
- the LOC123095829 gene encoding protein FAF-like, chloroplastic: MSVAVCRGPAVPAFETPAWLRPAKPHKPEVVVADDRPAQVDIWNAIQAGVDSKVAAAKKPYVSPRVRRSMSQKSLEVCTESLGCETGSGDFDMSCLFGSPLPTAPVEAEESFWESSAAQESYPADDLVAVNYHSSGGRRSPRRSFPPPLPSMSSRDGPCLKMCSRRQDGRLVVEAVVVRPRGYLQANRQGGRLCLSFIECSARGQSAASKSAAPAEASYFPVVEDKCEPEQEVAMQVEEEEEDEEEVEVVDRGTMVEVKVSSQPQAPAAAKVHRSTLVINKFVGSTPFTFEQARGHADAPHSEPSAREETPTLRRVPSSTTTLAAAVAVASTETGAPHTPVDGDDSDEDEDECGGRHHPSSALAAADTKQQLLLFTSRRGDKHDLLQSVRRCRQLRQKPLFILEQYCIATS; encoded by the coding sequence ATGTCGGTGGCCGTGTGCCGTGGCCCGGCCGTGCCGGCGTTCGAGACCCCCGCCTGGCTGCGCCCGGCTAAGCCGCACAAGCCGGAGGTGGTGGTGGCCGACGACCGGCCCGCTCAGGTCGACATATGGAATGCCATCCAGGCCGGCGTGGACAGCAAGGTGGCCGCCGCCAAGAAGCCGTACGTCAGCCCGCGCGTGCGACGGTCGATGAGCCAGAAGAGCCTCGAGGTCTGCACCGAGAGCCTCGGCTGCGAAACCGGCTCCGGCGACTTCGACATGTCCTGCCTCTTTGGCTCGCCGCTGCCGACGGCGCCCGTCGAGGCAGAGGAGTCCTTCTGGGAGAGCAGTGCCGCACAAGAAAGCTACCCGGCCGACGACCTCGTGGCGGTGAACTACCACTCCTCGGGCGGGAGACGGTCGCCGCGCCGCTCGttcccgccgccgctgccatccATGTCGAGCCGCGATGGGCCGTGTCTGAAGATGTGCTCGCGCCGCCAGGACGGCCGCCTCGTCGTCGAGGCGGTGGTGGTGAGGCCGCGCGGGTACCTCCAGGCGAACCGCCAGGGCGGCCGCCTCTGCCTCTCCTTCATCGAGTGCTCTGCTCGTGGCCAGAGCGCGGCGAGCAAGAGCGCCGCGCCGGCCGAGGCGTCCTACTTCCCGGTCGTGGAGGACAAGTGCGAGCCAGAGCAAGAGGTGGCCAtgcaggtggaggaggaggaggaagacgaggaggaggtggaggtcgTGGACAGAGGCACCATGGTGGAGGTGAAGGTCAGCTCGCAGCCGCAGGCGCCCGCCGCCGCCAAGGTGCACCGGTCGACGCTCGTCATCAACAAGTTCGTGGGCAGCACGCCCTTCACCTTCGAGCAGGCCCGGGGCCACGCCGACGCGCCGCACTCCGAGCCGTCCGCCCGCGAGGAAACCCCGACGCTGCGCCGGGTGCCCTCGTCCACGACGACGCTCGCGGCCGCGGTCGCGGTGGCGTCGACTGAGACCGGCGCGCCGCACACTCCCGTCGACGGCGATGACagtgacgaggacgaggacgagtgCGGCGGACGGCACCACCCGTCGTCGGCCCTGGCCGCCGCCGACACGAAGCAGCAGCTGCTCCTGTTCACGTCGCGGCGGGGCGACAAGCACGACCTGCTGCAGAGCGTGCGCCGGTGCCGGCAGCTGCGGCAGAAGCCGCTCTTCATCCTGGAGCAGTACTGCATTGCCACCTCCTAA